One genomic window of Vibrio ziniensis includes the following:
- the glyS gene encoding glycine--tRNA ligase subunit beta, whose translation MAKEFLIELGTEELPPKQLRTLAEAFAANFEAELKAADLAHEGIKWFATPRRLALKVTNLAEGQADKVVEKRGPAVAVAFDADGKPTKAAEGWARGNGITVEQADRLKTDQGEWLLYKQEVKGQQAKAVVVELAAKALANLPIAKPMRWGDKETQFIRPVKTLTILFGDELIEGEILGVSSSRTIRGHRFMGEAEFTIDSASQYPAILEERGKVIADYDARKVTIIADAQKAAQQVGGVADLEDDLVEEVTSLVEWPVVLTAKFEEKFLKVPSEALVYTMKGDQKYFPVYDADKKLLPNFIFVSNIESKEPRHVIEGNEKVVRPRLADAEFFFNTDRKSKLVDRLPQLETAIFQQQLGTIKDKTDRITELAGYIAEQIGADVEKSKRAGLLAKCDLMTSMVFEFTDTQGVMGMHYARHDGEAEEVAVALNEQYMPRFAGDNLPTNGVSAAVAMADKLDTIVGIFGIGQAPKGSDPFALRRASLGVLRIIVEYGYNLDLVDLVAKAKSLFAQVDGSSRLTNESVEQDVIEFMLGRFRAWYQDEGFSVDIIQAVLARRPTKPADFDQRVKAVSHFRELDAAESLAAANKRVGNILAKFEGELPAEIDLSLLQEDAEKALAENVEVLTEALEPAFATGNYQQALSQLAALREPVDAFFDNVMVMADDEALKKNRLTLLNNLRNLFLQIADISLLQK comes from the coding sequence ATGGCAAAAGAATTTCTAATTGAACTCGGTACTGAAGAGTTACCACCAAAGCAACTTCGCACATTAGCGGAAGCATTTGCTGCAAACTTTGAAGCGGAATTGAAAGCCGCTGACCTTGCTCATGAAGGTATCAAATGGTTTGCAACGCCACGTCGTTTAGCACTTAAAGTCACCAACCTTGCTGAAGGTCAGGCTGACAAAGTGGTTGAAAAACGTGGTCCTGCGGTTGCAGTCGCTTTTGATGCAGACGGTAAACCAACCAAAGCTGCTGAAGGCTGGGCCCGTGGTAACGGCATCACTGTTGAACAAGCAGATCGTCTAAAGACAGACCAAGGCGAATGGCTGCTTTACAAACAAGAAGTGAAAGGCCAACAAGCAAAAGCTGTTGTTGTTGAACTTGCAGCAAAAGCATTAGCTAACTTGCCTATCGCGAAACCAATGCGCTGGGGTGATAAAGAGACTCAATTTATCCGTCCAGTTAAAACGCTAACCATTCTGTTCGGTGATGAACTTATTGAAGGTGAAATCCTTGGTGTAAGTTCTTCTCGTACTATCCGTGGTCACCGTTTCATGGGTGAAGCAGAATTCACTATCGATTCAGCATCTCAATACCCAGCGATTCTAGAAGAGCGCGGCAAAGTCATCGCTGACTACGATGCTCGTAAAGTAACCATCATTGCTGATGCACAAAAAGCAGCACAACAAGTTGGCGGCGTTGCAGATCTAGAAGATGACCTAGTAGAAGAAGTGACTTCACTGGTTGAATGGCCTGTCGTGTTAACAGCTAAGTTTGAAGAAAAATTCCTCAAAGTACCTTCAGAAGCTTTGGTTTACACCATGAAAGGCGACCAAAAGTACTTCCCAGTGTATGACGCAGACAAGAAACTGCTACCTAACTTTATCTTCGTATCAAACATCGAGTCTAAAGAGCCTCGTCATGTTATCGAAGGTAACGAGAAAGTCGTTCGCCCTCGTCTGGCTGATGCTGAATTCTTCTTCAACACTGACCGTAAGAGCAAACTGGTTGATCGTCTTCCTCAACTTGAAACGGCGATTTTCCAACAGCAATTGGGCACAATCAAAGACAAAACAGACCGTATTACTGAACTTGCAGGCTACATTGCTGAGCAAATTGGTGCGGATGTTGAGAAGTCAAAACGTGCAGGCCTGCTAGCAAAATGTGACCTAATGACATCAATGGTATTCGAGTTTACCGATACTCAAGGTGTTATGGGTATGCACTACGCACGTCATGATGGTGAAGCTGAAGAAGTTGCAGTAGCCCTTAACGAGCAATACATGCCTCGTTTTGCTGGCGACAACTTGCCAACCAACGGTGTGTCAGCAGCGGTTGCTATGGCTGATAAGTTGGACACTATCGTAGGTATCTTCGGTATTGGCCAAGCACCAAAAGGCAGTGACCCATTTGCACTACGCCGCGCATCACTGGGTGTTCTGCGTATCATCGTCGAATACGGTTACAACCTAGATTTAGTAGACTTAGTTGCGAAAGCGAAATCACTGTTTGCCCAAGTTGATGGTAGTAGCCGCCTAACTAACGAAAGCGTTGAGCAAGACGTAATTGAATTTATGCTCGGTCGTTTCCGTGCATGGTACCAAGATGAAGGTTTCAGCGTAGACATCATCCAAGCAGTACTGGCTCGTCGCCCAACCAAACCAGCAGACTTTGACCAACGTGTTAAAGCGGTTTCTCACTTCCGTGAGTTGGATGCAGCAGAATCTCTTGCAGCAGCAAACAAACGCGTGGGTAACATTCTGGCGAAATTCGAAGGTGAACTGCCTGCAGAAATCGACCTGTCTCTTCTACAAGAAGATGCAGAAAAAGCTCTGGCTGAAAACGTTGAAGTACTAACAGAAGCGTTAGAGCCTGCATTTGCAACGGGTAACTACCAACAAGCATTGAGCCAACTCGCTGCGCTGCGTGAGCCAGTGGATGCGTTCTTTGATAACGTAATGGTAATGGCAGATGACGAAGCGTTGAAGAAAAACCGATTAACTCTGCTTAATAACCTACGTAACTTGTTCCTGCAAATTGCGGATATTTCACTACTACAAAAGTGA
- the glyQ gene encoding glycine--tRNA ligase subunit alpha, which yields MQKYDIKTFQGMILALQDYWAQQGCTIVQPLDMEVGAGTSHPMTCLRALGPEPIATAYVQPSRRPTDGRYGENPNRLQHYYQFQVIIKPSPDNIQELYLGSLKVLGVDPQVHDIRFVEDNWENPTLGAWGLGWEVWLNGMEVTQFTYFQQVGGLECKPVTGEITYGIERLAMYIQGVDSVYDLVWTDGPLGKVTYGDIYHQNEVEQSTYNFEHADVDFLFTFFDQCEKECKHLLELEKPLPLPAYERILKAAHAFNLLDARKAISVTERQRYILRIRNLTKSVAEAYYASREALGFPMCKKGEDK from the coding sequence ATGCAAAAATACGATATCAAAACCTTTCAGGGTATGATCCTCGCGCTGCAGGATTATTGGGCCCAACAAGGCTGTACCATTGTTCAGCCATTAGACATGGAAGTGGGCGCAGGTACATCTCACCCAATGACATGCTTACGAGCGCTTGGCCCTGAGCCAATCGCTACAGCGTATGTTCAACCTTCACGCCGTCCAACTGATGGTCGTTACGGTGAAAACCCTAACCGTCTTCAACACTACTACCAGTTCCAGGTCATCATTAAACCGTCACCAGACAACATTCAGGAACTGTACTTAGGTTCTCTGAAAGTGCTTGGTGTTGACCCACAAGTACACGATATCCGTTTCGTGGAAGATAACTGGGAAAACCCAACGCTAGGTGCATGGGGTCTTGGTTGGGAAGTGTGGCTAAACGGTATGGAAGTGACTCAGTTTACTTACTTCCAACAAGTGGGTGGTCTAGAGTGTAAACCTGTTACAGGCGAGATCACTTACGGTATCGAGCGTCTGGCTATGTACATTCAGGGCGTTGATTCTGTTTATGACTTGGTATGGACAGATGGCCCACTAGGCAAAGTGACCTATGGCGACATCTACCACCAAAACGAAGTTGAGCAATCAACTTACAACTTCGAACATGCAGATGTGGATTTCCTATTCACTTTCTTCGACCAGTGCGAAAAAGAGTGTAAACACCTGCTTGAGCTAGAAAAACCTCTTCCGCTGCCAGCTTATGAGCGCATTCTAAAAGCGGCTCACGCATTCAATCTTTTGGATGCACGTAAAGCAATCTCAGTAACAGAGCGTCAGCGTTACATCCTACGCATCCGTAACCTAACTAAATCGGTTGCAGAAGCGTACTACGCATCTCGTGAAGCATTAGGCTTCCCTATGTGTAAAAAGGGTGAGGACAAATAA
- a CDS encoding TMEM165/GDT1 family protein — translation MSVLAISITTVALAEIGDKTQLLSLLLASRYRKPVPIIAAIFLATVVNHALAAWLGVVVADYLSPDVLKWVVVVSFLAMAGWVLIPDKLDDDEEISNRGPFVASFIAFFVAEIGDKTQIATSILGAQFADALTWVVLGTTIGMLVANVPVVLIGKLSADKLPLGIIRKVTALLFLALAAGTAFL, via the coding sequence GTGAGCGTTTTAGCTATTTCAATTACAACAGTCGCCTTAGCCGAAATCGGTGACAAAACCCAATTATTATCTCTTCTGTTAGCCAGCCGTTACCGTAAACCGGTTCCTATTATCGCTGCTATTTTTCTTGCAACTGTGGTTAACCATGCTCTTGCTGCGTGGTTAGGTGTTGTTGTTGCCGATTATTTATCTCCAGATGTCCTTAAATGGGTCGTTGTGGTCAGTTTCTTAGCGATGGCTGGCTGGGTGTTAATTCCAGACAAATTGGATGATGATGAAGAAATCTCGAATCGTGGTCCTTTCGTCGCAAGTTTTATTGCGTTCTTTGTCGCAGAAATCGGCGATAAAACTCAGATCGCAACGTCGATACTTGGCGCTCAATTCGCTGACGCATTAACGTGGGTTGTTCTAGGGACGACGATTGGTATGCTGGTGGCGAATGTACCTGTTGTATTGATTGGCAAATTGTCGGCAGACAAACTTCCTTTAGGCATTATTCGAAAAGTGACAGCTCTGTTGTTCCTGGCATTAGCTGCTGGTACAGCTTTCTTATAA
- the tusA gene encoding sulfurtransferase TusA has translation MTFNPEISDNINADKILEAEGLRCPEPVMMVRKTIRTMQDGEVLLVKADDPSTTRDIPSFCRFMDHQLLSSQTDQLPYQYLIKKGLD, from the coding sequence ATGACTTTCAACCCAGAAATTTCCGACAACATCAATGCCGATAAAATATTGGAAGCAGAAGGATTACGCTGCCCTGAACCTGTGATGATGGTCAGAAAGACAATTCGAACGATGCAGGATGGTGAAGTACTGTTAGTTAAAGCGGATGATCCCTCAACGACTCGAGATATTCCGAGTTTCTGTCGCTTTATGGATCATCAATTGCTGTCATCACAAACAGACCAATTGCCTTACCAGTACCTCATCAAAAAAGGTTTGGATTAA
- a CDS encoding LysR family transcriptional regulator, with translation MELEDVYRRDLNLLIALRVLVEECSVSRAAERLNLSQSAMSRVLGRLRDLLSDPLFTRQGQHLIPTEKALAINLALGEPLESLRQVLSPTDFNPISCDHTFTIATTDYAMQTILPFALPRIYKEAPNVAFEFLPLQHERLIDQLTYEGADLAICRPIRAIEPLQHEILGRVGVLCLLSKQHPLAEKTMSLQDYLRFPHAMIAISDGVKALIEQALISYPPRKMVLRAYHLEAALAIIDMMPLIMTVPADLAYLVAERHDLVVKPLPFHFTPFDYSMIWHPRCEHSPVQEWLRSIVKEECGKLIAKRVEDMGLE, from the coding sequence GTGGAATTAGAAGACGTTTATCGCCGAGATTTGAATCTGCTGATTGCATTACGAGTTCTTGTTGAAGAGTGCAGTGTCAGCCGAGCAGCAGAAAGATTAAATCTAAGCCAATCTGCGATGAGTCGTGTACTAGGGCGCTTACGAGATTTATTGTCTGATCCTCTGTTCACACGTCAGGGACAACACCTTATTCCAACTGAAAAAGCGTTAGCGATAAATTTGGCTCTAGGTGAACCTTTAGAATCGCTTCGGCAGGTACTTTCTCCCACAGATTTTAATCCCATTTCTTGTGACCACACCTTTACCATCGCCACAACCGATTATGCAATGCAGACTATTCTGCCTTTCGCTTTACCTCGAATATATAAAGAGGCGCCAAACGTTGCTTTCGAATTCCTGCCGCTTCAGCATGAACGCCTGATTGACCAACTGACTTATGAAGGCGCTGATCTCGCTATCTGTCGACCGATTAGAGCTATTGAGCCGCTGCAACATGAGATTTTGGGTAGAGTCGGTGTGCTGTGCTTGCTATCAAAACAGCACCCATTGGCAGAGAAAACGATGAGTCTGCAAGATTATTTGCGGTTTCCCCATGCAATGATAGCTATCAGCGATGGTGTAAAAGCACTTATTGAACAAGCCTTAATATCTTACCCACCAAGAAAAATGGTGTTACGTGCTTATCATTTAGAGGCTGCGTTGGCGATCATCGATATGATGCCTTTGATTATGACTGTTCCGGCAGATCTCGCTTACTTAGTTGCAGAACGACATGATCTCGTTGTGAAACCATTGCCGTTTCACTTTACGCCTTTCGATTATTCAATGATTTGGCATCCGCGTTGCGAACACTCTCCAGTACAGGAGTGGTTGAGAAGTATTGTGAAAGAAGAGTGCGGAAAACTAATAGCGAAGCGGGTAGAAGATATGGGGCTTGAATAG